Below is a window of Acidimicrobiales bacterium DNA.
TACGGGAACTTGTCGGGGGCGATGTAGTTGCGCCGCCGTATCTCCACGGCGTCGACCCCGACCTCGGCGGCCAGGGCGTCCATGGCGCGCTCCACGGCGTAGGTGGCCTCGGGGCGTCCGGCGCCGCGGTAGGCGTCGGTGGGCGTCCGGTTGGTGAAGATGCCCGTGCACTCGAAGTGGTACGCGGGCACGTCGTAGACACCGTGGTAGAGGAAGGCGCCCAGGATCGGGATGCCGGGCGTGACCAGCTGCAGGTAGGCGCCCATGTCGGACAGCAACTTCGCCCGCACCGCCTGCACCTTGCCCTGGGCGTCGGCCGCCAGCTCCATGTGCTGCACCAGGCCGCGCCCGTGGATGGTGGCGACGCCCGCCTCGCTGCGGGTCTCCGTCCAGCGGACGGGGAGGCCGAGTCGTCGCGCCAGGGCGACCGCCAGGAACTCCTCGGCGTAGACCTCCAGCTTCGAGCCGAACCCGCCGCCGACCGCGGGCGCGATGACCCGCACCTTCGACTCGGGCACCCCGCACGTGAGGGTGATCATCACCTTGAGGATGTGGGGGATCTGGGTGGACGAGTAGACGGTCATCTCGCCGCCGTAGGGGCCCGGCACCGCCACCACGCCCCGGGGCTCCATCGCCGCCGGGATCAGGCGCTGGTGGACGTAGCGCTCGCTCACGACGTGGACGGCATCCGCGAAGGCCTGCTCGACGGCGTCCGGGTCGGGCGAGAGGGTCCAGGTGAAGCTGCGGTTGGTGCCGAGGGCCTCGTGGAGGACCGTGCCGTCGGTGGCCGCGGTCTCGAGGTCGAGCACCACGTCGAGTGGCTCGTAGTCGACCACCACGGCTTCGACGGCGTCGATGGCGGCGCTGCGGCTGTCGGCGACGACCACGGCGACGGCGTCGCCGGCGAAGCAGGCCTTGTCGACCGCGACCGGCCAGTGGTCGGGCGACTTCATGTCGTCGGTGACCGGCCAGGCGCACGGCATGGGGTTGGCCCAGGCGTCGCGCAGGTCGGCGCCGGTGAAGACGTGGCGCACCCCGGGCAGCGCCTGCGCACCGCCGACGTCGATGCCGGTGATGCGGGCGTGGGCGAAGGGGCTGCGGACCAGCGCCATCCACAGCGCGCCCGGGACCTGCAGGTCGTCGACGAAGCGGGCCTCGCCGGTGAGCAGGCGGGCGTCCTCCTTGCGGAGGAGACGGTCGCCGATGCCGCCGACGGTGGGCGCCGGCGCCTCGGCGTCGGCTTCCGCCGGTGTCTCGGTGGCGGTCATGCCGGTGCCCCCGTCTGCGCGGCGGCCAGCACGGCCTTGACGATGTTCTGGTAGCCGGTGCAGCGGCACAGGTTGCCCTCGAGGCCCTCGCGCACCTCGGCCTCGCTGGGGTGCGGGTTCTCCCGCAGGAGCGAGACGGCGGCCAGGACGACGCCGGGTGTGCAGAAGCCGCACTGGAGCCCGTGCTGCTCGTGGAAGGCCTGCTGCATCGGGTGCAGCGTGCCGTTCCCACCGGTCGGGGCGAGGCCCTCGATGGTGCTCACGTCGTGGCCGTCGGCCTGGACGGCGAGCACCGTGCACGACTTCACGGAGTCGCCGTCGAGCAGCACCGTGCAGGCGCCGCACGACGAGGTGTCGCAGCCGACGTTCGTGCCGGTCAGGCCCAGCTGCTCCCGCAACAGATGGACCAACAGCACCCGGGGTTCGACGTCTCTGCTGTACGTCGTCCCGTTCACCGAAAGGCTGATGTTCACGTCCGACCCCCTCAGTCGCGCATCACTCACATCCTCCTCCTCCGAGGCTGCTACGGCCAGGGTTCATCTACGGTTGGCGCATGGACCTCGGCATGGTCGCGAGCCGGTTCGGCGGGCTGCTGCGTCGGGCGGGCGTGCCGGTGACCGCCGACCAGGTGGGGCGGTTCGTCCGGGCGATGGCGCTGACGGCCCCGGCGGCGATCGACGAGCTGTACTGGCTGGGCCGGGTCACCCTGGTGACCGAGCGGGACCACATCGAGGTGTACGACCGGGTGTTCGGGCAGGTGTTCCGGGGCCTGGTCGACTGGGCCGACGGGCGCGGCGACGACACGGCGCCGCGGATCGACCCGCCCGTCGGTCGTGACCTCGGCTCGACCGGCCCGGGCGACCAGGACCGGGACGACGGCCGGAACGAGCGTGAGGTCGAGATCGAGGTGGCGCGGGCCAGCCGGGAGGAGCGCCTGGCGACCACCGACTTCGCCGACCTCACCGACGACGAGCTGCGGGAGCTCCAGTCGCTCATGCGCCGGATCCGCCTGGCCGTGCCGCTCCGGCGGGCTCGCCGGCACCACCGCCACCCGCGGGGCGACCGGCTCGACCTGCGGGCCACCCTGCGTCGCAGCCGCCGCACCGGCGGCGACCCGGTGGAGCGGGTGACCCGCCGCGCCCGGCAGCGGCCCCGGCGCCTGGTCGTGCTGTGCGACATCTCGGGGTCGATGGCGCCCTACTCCCGGGCCTGCATCCAGCTGCTCCACGCCGCCACCACGGTCGGGCCCCGCACCGAGGTGTTCACCTTCGCCACCCGCCTGACCCGGCTCACGCGGGCCCTGGCCGTCACCGACCCCGATGCGGCGCTGGCGGCCGCGGCGGCGACGTCGCCCGACTGGCGGGGCGGCACCCGCATCGGCGCCTCCCTGAAGGAGTTCCTCGACCGCTACGGCCGCCGCGGGGTGGCCCGGGGCGCGGTCGTGGTGGTCGTGTCCGACGGCTGGGACCGCGACGACCCGTCGCTGGTCGCCGAGCAGATGGCCCGCCTACGCCGCCTCGCCCACCGCATCGTGTGGATCAACCCCCGCACCGCCGCACCCGACTACCAGGCCCTGGCGGGCGGGATGGCCGCCGCGCTCCCCCACTGCGACCAGCTCGCGAGCGGCCACACCCTCGCCACCCTGGGCACCGCCATGGAGTCGCTCGCCGGCTGAGCCGCCCGTGCTCCCGTGCTACGGTGCGGTCGGCCATTAATGAATGGCATTAGACGATCCGGGGGGAGCGACATGGGATCGCGATCGGTCGTAACACGGGGGCGGCGTGCCGTGACGGTGGCGCTGGGGGTCCTGCTGGCGGGGGTGAGCGCGGCGTGCGTGCCGGGCTACGACACCTTCCCCGGCAGCGAGTGGAGCCGGACCGACCCGGCCGCCGCGGGCTTCGACCCGGCCGTGCTCGACACCATCGCCGCCGAGGCCCAGGCCAACGCCTCGAACTGCTTCGCGGTGGTCCGGCACGGCCAGCTGGTCGCCGAGTGGTATTGGAACGGCACCACCGCCACCAGCAGCCAGGAGGTCTTCTCGACCACGAAGTCGGTCACCAGCACCCTGGTCGGGATCGCCCAGGCCGACGGTCTGCTCGACATCCACGACTCCGCCTCGCAGTACATCCCCCAGTGGGTGGGCACGCCGGCCGCGGCCGTCACCGTCGAGGACCTGCTGAGCAACGACTCCGGCCGCCACTGGGACCTGGTCACCGACTACGTGAGCCTCACCCAGGCGCCGGACCGCACGAGCTTCGCGATCGGGCTCGCCCAGGACGTGGCGCCCGGCCAGACCTGGGCCTACAACAACGCCGCGATCCAGACCCTCGAGGCCGTGCTCCAGGCCGCCACCGGTCAGGACGTGGCGACGTTCGCCCAGGAGCGGCTGTTCGGCCCCCTCGGGATGACCCACACGTCGATGACCCGCGACGGCGCCGGCAACACCAACACGTACTTCGGCGTGCGCTCGACCTGCCAGGACATGGCCCGGTTCGGCTACCTGTTCCTGCGCACCGGCCGCTGGTCCGGCAGCCAGGTGGTGCCCGCCGAGTGGGTCGCCGCCGCCACCGGCCAGGCGTCGCAGGACATCAACGCCGCCTACGGCTACCTCTGGTGGCTCAACCGGGTCGGACCGATCACCGACCCCCTGCACCCCATGACCCTGGAGCAGGCGGCGACCGCGCCCCACCGCCAGATGGTGCCGTCGGCCGCGGCCGACATGTACTGGGCCCGGGGCCTCGGCGGGCAGGTCGTACAGGTGGACGCGGGCTCCGACACCGTGGTCGTCCGCCTCGGCACCGGCGACACCGGCTCGACCTACGGCCAGGGCAACACGGCCCGGGTGGTCACCGAGGCCCTCGTCGAACCCTGACAACCCCAACCCCAACCCCACCCGAAACCTCGACACAGGTGGCGCTCTGGCCACCACCGCTGTCGAAGTTTCGGGTGGGTGGGGGTTACTTCCCGGCCACCCAGGCGAGGCCGCGGGTGCGGGCGACGTCGTGGTCCTCGCGGTACTTGAGCACGGTGCCGAGCGAGGCGTCGACCAGCTCGGGCCCGAGGCCGTCCGCTCCCAGCAGCACCAGGGCCGACGCCCAGTCGATGGTCTCGGCGACGCCCGGGGACTTCTGCAGGTCGAGCGTGCGCAGGCGGGCGGTGGCCGCCGCGGCCTGGGCGGCGACGGTGGTGGTCGCCCCCGGCACCCGGCGCCGCACGATGCGGGCCACCGTGTCGACCGACGGGTAGTCGATCCAGTGGTAGAGGCACCGGCGTTTGAGGGCGTCGCTCAGGTCGCGGGTGCGGTTCGACGTGAGCACGACCACCGGCGGGTGGACGGCGTGGCGGGTACCCAGCTCGGGGATCGTCACCGCCCCCTCGGCCAGCAGCTGGAGCAGGAAGGCCTCGAACTCGTCGTCGGCCCGGTCGACCTCGTCGATCAGCAGCACCACCGGGCGGGGTCCGGGGTGCTCGATCGCCTGCAGCAGGGGGCGGGCGATCAGGTGGTCGGGGCCGAAGAGGTCGTCCTCGACGATCGCCGACCCGGCCGCCTCGGCCAGCCGGATGCTGAGCAGCTGCCGCGGGTAGTTCCACTCGTAGAGCGCCTCGGCGGCGTCGATGCCCTCGTAGCACTGCAGCCGCAGCAGCGGTGTGTCGAGCACCGCCGCCAGCGCCTTCGCCGCCTCGGTCTTGCCCACGCCGGCCTCGCCCTCCAGCAGGATCGGCTGGGGCAGCCCCACGGCCAGGAACAGGGCGGTGGCGAGGCCCCGGTCGACCAGGTAGTCGACGGTGTCGAGGTGTCGCTCCAGCGCGGCGGCGTCGGCGAGGTCGGCGATCACGACGGGGTGAAGGCCTGCTCGCAGCCGGGGCCACAGAACCAGTGGCGGACGCCGTCGCGGTCGACGTGGCGGGTCGACTCCACGGCGGCGACGGTCATGCCGCACACCGGGTCGACGGCCTCGGCCAGGTGCACGGCCGGGTCGGGCCGGGGCCGGAGCGACACGACCTCGGCCAGGATCGACAGCGCCACCTCGCGGGGCGTGTGCGAGCCGATGTCCAGGCCGGCGGGCGTGTGGACCCGGGCCCGCTCGTCCGGCGCCAGGTCGAGGCCGTCGAGCACGGCAGCGCCCCGCCGCTGCGACGCCACCAGCGCCACGTAGCCGGCCCCCGCCCGCAGCGCCGCCTCGATCACCGCCCCCTCGTCCTCGCCGTGCGATGCGACGACGACGGCGTCCGCACCCGCGGGCACGTCGTCGTCGCCACCGGCCGGCTGGGCGTCGCAGCCGAGCCAGGCGGCCAGCTCCCGCACGGCGCGGGCGATCGGGGCGTCGCCATGGACCACCACCAGCGCCGGCGGCAGGGTCGGCTCCAGGAAGATCTCCAGCGTCCCGCCCGAGAGGCACGGGTTGTGCACGGTCACGGCCCCGGCCGAGGCCTCCGGGGGGAGCTCGTCGGGCGTGATCCGCAGCAGCACCGGGTCGCCCGACGCCAGCGCCGCCAGGGCCTGGGCCTGCACGCTGGCCCGGGCGCACTCCCCGCCCACGAACCCGACGACCGTGCCGTCGTCGCGCACGAGGGCGCTGTCGCCCGGTCGGGCCGACGTGGGCTTCTCGGCCCGCACGACCGTGGCCGTCACGAAGCCCCGCCGGTCGGCCCGCAGCCGCTCGGCCTCTTGAAATTGCGCTGATCTGCCCGCCATGTGCGGGTTTTCGGACGCAATTTGACGGGGCATCAGTCGATCGCCAGGTCGGTGCGGAGCGGGCGGCCCTGCATGGCCCGCCACACCTGGGCCGAGGTGAGGGGCATGTCGGCGTGGCGGACACCGATGGCGTCGAGCACGGCGTTGACGATCGCCGCCGGCGACCCCACCGTGGCCGACTCCCCCACGCCCTTCACGCCCAGCGGGTGGTGCGGCGACGGCGTCACCGTCTCGCCCAGCTCCCAGCTGGGGCACTCCATCGACGTGGGCAGCAGGTAGTCCATGAACGACCCGCCCAGGCAGTTGCCGTCCTCGTCGAAGGCGATCACCTGCATCAACGCCATCCCGATGCCGTCGGCCAGACCGCCGTGCACCTGCCCCTCCACGATCATGGGGTTGATGCGCGGGCCGCAGTCGTCGACGGCGATGAAGCGGCGCACCTTCACCTGCCCGGTGTCGGGGTCGACGTCGACCACGGCGATGTAGGCGCCGAACGGGTAGGTCAGGTTGGGCGGGTTGTAGACCGCCGAGCCGTCGAGGTGGCCCTCGACCCCCTCCGGCAGCTCCAACGGGCCGTGCGACGCCAGCGCGATCTCGGCGATCGTCTTGGCCGTCGACGGGTCGCCCCGCACGAACCACTTGCCCTTCTCCCACTCGAGGTCGTCGGGCGCCACCTCCAGCATCGCCGAGGCGATCAGCTTGGCCTTGTCGCGCACCCGGCGGGTGGCGACGGCGACCGCCGCGCCCGACACCGGTGTCGACCGGGAGCCGTAGGTGCCCAGGCCGAAGGGCGTGGCGTCGGTGTCGCCGTGCACCACGTCGATGTCGGCCACCGGGATGCCCAGCTCCTCGGCGACGATCTGGGCGAACGTCGTCTCGTGGCCCTGGCCCTGGGACTGCACCGAGATGCGCACCACGGCCTTGCCGGTCGGGTGCACCCGCACGTCGGCGCCGTCGGCCATGCCGAGGCCGAGGATGTCCATGTGCTTGCGGGGCCCGGCACCCACGCCCTCGGTGAAGAACGAGATGCCGATCCCCATCAGCTCACCCCGCTCCCGCTTCTCGGCCTGCTCGACCCGCAGCTGCTCGTAGCCGGCCATGTCCATCGCCAGGCGGAGCGCCCGCGGGTAGTCGCCGGAGTCGTACTCCCAGCCGGTCTTGGCCATGTAGGGGAACTGCTCGGGGCGGAGGAGGTTCTTCATCCGCAGCTCGGCCGGGTCGAGGCCCAGCTCGTCGGCCAGGCAGTCGACCATCCGCTCCACCAGGTAGGCAGCCTCGGTGATGCGGAACGAGCAGGCGTAGGCGACGCCGCCCGGCGCCTTGTTGGTGTAGACGCCCGACACCTCGCAGTGGGCGGCCTCCAGGTCGTACGAGCCGGTGAAGATGTGGAAGAAGCCGGCGGGGAACTTGCTCGGCTGGGCGGTGTTGTTGAAAGCCCCGTGGTCGGCGAGGGTCTTCACCCGCAGCCCGAGGATCTTGCCGTCGCGGGTGGCGGCGATCTCGCCGTGCATGTGGTAATCGCGGGCGAAGCTGGTGGACATCAGGTTCTCGGAGCGGTCCTCCATCCACTTCACCGGCTTGCCGGTGACGATCGAGCCCACCACGGTGCAGACGTAGCCGGGGTAGAGGCCCACCTTGTTGCCGAAGCCGCCGCCGATGTCGGGGCTCACCACCCGGATCTGGTGCTCGGGCAGGCCCGCCACCAGGGCGTAGACCGTCCGGTGGGCGTGCGGCGCCTGGGTGGTGCAGTAGAGCGTGAGCTTGCCGGTGACCTTGTTCATGTCGGCGATCTGGCCGCAGGTCTCCATGGGCGCCGGGTGGACGCGGGGGTAGAGCACGTCCTGCTCGACGACGACGTCGGCGTTGGCGAACACCGCGTCGGTGGCGGCGCGGTCGCCGGCCTCCCAGTCGAAGATGTGGTTGTCGGTCTTGCCGTCGATGTCGTCGCGGATCACGGGCGAGTCGGGGTCGAGCGCCTTGCGGGCGTCGATCACGGGCGGCAGCGGCTCGTAGTCGACCTCGATGAGCTCCAGGGCGTCGCGGGCCGAGTAGCGGTCCTCGGCGACGACGAACGCCACCTCCTGACCCTGGTAGCGCACCTTGTCGGTGGCGAGGATGGCGATGACGTCGTGCGACAGCGACGGCGCCCAGGCGAGGCCGAGGGTCTCCAGGGTGGCGCCGGTGATGACCGCCTTCACCTTGGGGTGCGCCTCGGCGGCGGCGGTGTCGATGCTGCGGATGCGGGCGTGGGCGTAGGTGCTGCGCAGGATGGCGCCGTGGAGCATGCCGGGCAGCACGATGTCGTCGACGTAGTTGCCCTGGCCGCGGACGAAGCGGGCGTCCTCCTTGCGGAGCATGCGGCCGAAGCCGACGGGATCCACCGGTGCCTGGGGCTCTTCGACTGCGGTCATCAGGCCGTGACCTCCTCGGGCGTCGTGGCGGGTGCCGCGGCCTCGTGCTCGGCGGCCCAGCGGGTGGCGCGCACGATGTTCTCGTAGCCCGTGCAGCGGCAGATCTGGCCGGAGATGGCCACCCGGATCTCCTCGTCGGACGGGTCGGGGTTGCGGTCGAGCAGCGCCCGGCAGGTCATCATCATCCCGGGGGTGCAGAACCCGCACTGCAGGCCGTGCTCCTGGATGAAGCCCTGCTGGACGGGGTCGAGCTCGCCGTCGCGCTCCAGGTCCTCCACGGTGCGGACCTCCCGCCCGTGGGCCATGGGCGTGAGCACCGTGCAGCTCTTCACCGGCTCGTCGTCCATCCACACCACGCAGGTGCCGCAGTTCGACGTGTCGCAGCCCCAGTGGGTGCCGGTGAGCCCGAGGTGGTCGCGGACGAAGTGCACGAGCAGCAGCCGCGGCTCGACGTCGCGGGTCACGGCCTCGCCGTTGACGGTCACGGTCACCTGCATGTCAGTCCCCTTGTCCGTGGGCTCGGGCGGTTGCCCTGGTCAGCGCCCGGCCGGTGAGCACCTGGGCGAGGTGCCGCTTGTAGTCCTCGGGGCCGCGCTGGTCGGACACCGGGTTGCAGCCCTCCCCCGCCGCCTCGGCAGCCGCGGCGAAGCGCTCCTCGGTCGCCGGCCCGCCCCGCAGGAGGTCCTCGGCGGCGGTCGCCCGGAAGTGCGACGCCCCCACCGCGGCGAGGCCGATGCCGACGTCGACGACCGTGGTGCCGTCGCTGCCCAGCTGGACGCACGCGCCGGCCGCGGCGACGGCCCAGTCGCCCACCCGGCGCTCGACCTTCTCGTAGGCGCTGCCGGTCGCCGGGCGGATCGGCACCCGGATCTCGGTGAGGATCTCGCCGTCGTCGACCGCCGTCGTGTACGGCCCCTGGTGGAAGTCGGCGCTGGACACCACCCGCTCTCCCGACGACGAGCGGATCACCATGGTCGCCCCGACGGCCGCGAACGCCGCCGACAGGTCCTCGGACGGGTCGGCCTGGCAGATCGACCCGCCGACCGTGCCCCGGTTGCGGACGACCGGGTCGGCGATCACCTTCTCGGCATCGCGGAAGATCGGGAAGTGCTCGAAGGCGACCGGCGACTCCAGCAGGTCGCGGTGACGGGCCATCGCCCCGATGCGCAGCTCGTCGCCCTCCTGACGCACGTAGGCGAGATCCGTGAGGTCGTTGATGTCGACCAGGACCTCCGGCCGGGCCAGCCGCAGCTTCATCATCGGGATCAGGCTGTGGCCGCCGGCGATCAGCCGGGCGTCCGGGCCGTGGCGCTCGAGGAGCGCGATCGCCTCGTCCACGGTGGTCGCCCGTTCGTACTCGAACGGAGCAGGAACCTGCATCGTGTCCCCCTTGTTCGTACCCATCGTGAACGTCGCACCGCCCGCACGTTCCGTCAACGAACCCATAAGGGTTCGGTTAACTTCGCTGGTTGGTGACGCTCACCCAGCTCGAGACCTTCGTGCTCGTCGCTCGGTTGGGCTCGGTCAAGGCGGCCGCGCGCAGCCTGGGCGTATCGGAGCCGGCGGTGTCGAGCGCGCTCGCGGCGCTGCGCCAGCAGCTGGGCGACAACCTGGTGGAGCGGACGACCCGGGGCATGGAGCTGACACCCGGCGGCCGGCGGCTGGTGCCGATCGCCTCCCAGATGGTGGGGTTGGCGGTGGAGGCGGAGGCGGCGATCCGCCAGGCGCAGGGTGCGCCCGAGACGCTGCGGGTGGTGGGCACGAGCGAGGTGGCCGAGTCGGTGGCGCCCGCGCTGGTGGCGGCGTTCGCGGCGAAGTCGAAGGCCGTGGAGGTGTCGCTCGGGGTGTGCGTGACCGAGGACATGGCGGCGCTGCTCCAGGAGCGCCTGGCCGACGTGGCGATCGGCCCGCCGCTGGCGAGCGACGGCTTCCCCCGCCTGGAGTGCAGCCCGCTGTTCCGGTTCCGGCTGATCTTCGTGGCGGCGCCCGAGCACCGGTTGGCGGTCGGGCCGTCGACCGGGGCGACGATCGACCCCGGGGCCCTGGCCAGGGAGACGTGGCTGGTCGGACCGGACGCGAGCGACGAGCGGTCGCCCGTCGGCGCGCTCCTGGGCCGGCTGCGGGTGCCCGACGAGCACATCCGCATGTTCCCGAGCCACGCCGCCGCCCTGACCGCCGCCGAGCAGGGCCACGGCGTGGCGCCGGCCGTCGCCCACGTGGTGCTCGACGACCCGGAGCGGAAGGGCCTGGTGCCGCTGCCGGTGCGGGGGACGCCGGTGGAGCTGCTGTGGCACGTGACGATGCTGGCGTCGGACCGGCGCAGCACCGCGGCCGCCGCCTTCCACCGCTTCGTCGGCACCCCGGCCGCCACCCGCGCCATGCACACGCCGCTGCGGGGCGTGCCGCCGAGCCGGTTCCGGCCGCCGGTCTACGTCACGCTGTGGAGCTGAGGCCGAGCTCCTGTCGAACAGCCGTCACCTCTTCATGGCGAACGGGGGGACGCCGGCGAGGCGACCGCCGTCGACCACCAGGGTGGTGCCGGTGACGAACGCCGAGGCGTCGGAGCACAGCCACACCACGGCGTCGGCCACCTCGTCGGGCTGGCCGACCCGGCGCACCGGCACCGCCGCCGCCGTGCGCTGCTGCGCCTCGGCGCCGGCCCGGGCCAGGTTGTCGGTGAGGATCGGCCCCGGCGCCACGGCGTTGACCCGGATGCCCTGCTCGGCGTAGTCGAGGGCCGCCACCCTGGTCAGCCCCTCGAGGCCGTGCTTGGCGGTGGCGTAGGCGGCGAGTCCCCCGACAGCCTGGAGGCCGGCGGTGGACGACATGTTGACGATGGCACCGCCGCCCGAGGCGAGCATGGCCGGGATCTCGTACTTGAGGCCGAGGAACACGCCTCGCAGGCTGACGGCGTAGGCGCTGTCGAAGGCCTCGACCGACACGTCCGCCAACGGGGTGGGCGGGTGGCCACCCCCGGCGGCGTTGTTGCAGGCGAAGTCGAGCCGGCCGAAGGCGTCGACCGTCCGGTCCACGAGCCGGGCGACGGCGTCGGCGTCACCGACGTCGGTGGGGACGGCGAGCGCCGCGACCCCGCTCTCACGCAGCTCGGCGGCCAGGGCGTCGAGCGCCTCCTGGTCGCGGGCGGCCAGGACCACGTCGGCCCCGGCCCCGGCGAACGCCCGGGCCACCGACGCCCCGATGCCACGGCTGGCACCGGTGACCAGCGCCACCTTGCCCTCGAACGGACGGCTCACGACGGGTCCTGCTGCCGGGGCGGCGGGCCGGGGATCGGGGGCGCGCCGGGGGTGCCGGCGACGAAGCTGTACTGGACGTTGGCGACCTGCCAGCCGCCGTCGGGCCCCTGCACCACGACCACGGTGGCCCGGGTCGTCTCCGGCACCGGGAAGCCCCGGTAGG
It encodes the following:
- a CDS encoding MoxR family ATPase; this translates as MIADLADAAALERHLDTVDYLVDRGLATALFLAVGLPQPILLEGEAGVGKTEAAKALAAVLDTPLLRLQCYEGIDAAEALYEWNYPRQLLSIRLAEAAGSAIVEDDLFGPDHLIARPLLQAIEHPGPRPVVLLIDEVDRADDEFEAFLLQLLAEGAVTIPELGTRHAVHPPVVVLTSNRTRDLSDALKRRCLYHWIDYPSVDTVARIVRRRVPGATTTVAAQAAAATARLRTLDLQKSPGVAETIDWASALVLLGADGLGPELVDASLGTVLKYREDHDVARTRGLAWVAGK
- a CDS encoding VWA domain-containing protein, with the protein product MDLGMVASRFGGLLRRAGVPVTADQVGRFVRAMALTAPAAIDELYWLGRVTLVTERDHIEVYDRVFGQVFRGLVDWADGRGDDTAPRIDPPVGRDLGSTGPGDQDRDDGRNEREVEIEVARASREERLATTDFADLTDDELRELQSLMRRIRLAVPLRRARRHHRHPRGDRLDLRATLRRSRRTGGDPVERVTRRARQRPRRLVVLCDISGSMAPYSRACIQLLHAATTVGPRTEVFTFATRLTRLTRALAVTDPDAALAAAAATSPDWRGGTRIGASLKEFLDRYGRRGVARGAVVVVVSDGWDRDDPSLVAEQMARLRRLAHRIVWINPRTAAPDYQALAGGMAAALPHCDQLASGHTLATLGTAMESLAG
- a CDS encoding aerobic carbon-monoxide dehydrogenase large subunit, with protein sequence MTAVEEPQAPVDPVGFGRMLRKEDARFVRGQGNYVDDIVLPGMLHGAILRSTYAHARIRSIDTAAAEAHPKVKAVITGATLETLGLAWAPSLSHDVIAILATDKVRYQGQEVAFVVAEDRYSARDALELIEVDYEPLPPVIDARKALDPDSPVIRDDIDGKTDNHIFDWEAGDRAATDAVFANADVVVEQDVLYPRVHPAPMETCGQIADMNKVTGKLTLYCTTQAPHAHRTVYALVAGLPEHQIRVVSPDIGGGFGNKVGLYPGYVCTVVGSIVTGKPVKWMEDRSENLMSTSFARDYHMHGEIAATRDGKILGLRVKTLADHGAFNNTAQPSKFPAGFFHIFTGSYDLEAAHCEVSGVYTNKAPGGVAYACSFRITEAAYLVERMVDCLADELGLDPAELRMKNLLRPEQFPYMAKTGWEYDSGDYPRALRLAMDMAGYEQLRVEQAEKRERGELMGIGISFFTEGVGAGPRKHMDILGLGMADGADVRVHPTGKAVVRISVQSQGQGHETTFAQIVAEELGIPVADIDVVHGDTDATPFGLGTYGSRSTPVSGAAVAVATRRVRDKAKLIASAMLEVAPDDLEWEKGKWFVRGDPSTAKTIAEIALASHGPLELPEGVEGHLDGSAVYNPPNLTYPFGAYIAVVDVDPDTGQVKVRRFIAVDDCGPRINPMIVEGQVHGGLADGIGMALMQVIAFDEDGNCLGGSFMDYLLPTSMECPSWELGETVTPSPHHPLGVKGVGESATVGSPAAIVNAVLDAIGVRHADMPLTSAQVWRAMQGRPLRTDLAID
- a CDS encoding xanthine dehydrogenase family protein subunit M, which encodes MQVPAPFEYERATTVDEAIALLERHGPDARLIAGGHSLIPMMKLRLARPEVLVDINDLTDLAYVRQEGDELRIGAMARHRDLLESPVAFEHFPIFRDAEKVIADPVVRNRGTVGGSICQADPSEDLSAAFAAVGATMVIRSSSGERVVSSADFHQGPYTTAVDDGEILTEIRVPIRPATGSAYEKVERRVGDWAVAAAGACVQLGSDGTTVVDVGIGLAAVGASHFRATAAEDLLRGGPATEERFAAAAEAAGEGCNPVSDQRGPEDYKRHLAQVLTGRALTRATARAHGQGD
- a CDS encoding molybdopterin cofactor-binding domain-containing protein — encoded protein: MTATETPAEADAEAPAPTVGGIGDRLLRKEDARLLTGEARFVDDLQVPGALWMALVRSPFAHARITGIDVGGAQALPGVRHVFTGADLRDAWANPMPCAWPVTDDMKSPDHWPVAVDKACFAGDAVAVVVADSRSAAIDAVEAVVVDYEPLDVVLDLETAATDGTVLHEALGTNRSFTWTLSPDPDAVEQAFADAVHVVSERYVHQRLIPAAMEPRGVVAVPGPYGGEMTVYSSTQIPHILKVMITLTCGVPESKVRVIAPAVGGGFGSKLEVYAEEFLAVALARRLGLPVRWTETRSEAGVATIHGRGLVQHMELAADAQGKVQAVRAKLLSDMGAYLQLVTPGIPILGAFLYHGVYDVPAYHFECTGIFTNRTPTDAYRGAGRPEATYAVERAMDALAAEVGVDAVEIRRRNYIAPDKFPYASSGGLTYDSGNYEPTLDRALELIGHDALRVEQQRRRDAGETVHLGVGIATYVEMCGLAPSRVLASLKYAAGGWEAATVRVLPTGSVQVVSGTTPHGQGHETSWSQIVADRLGVDPALVEVLHSDTAVSPMGMDTYGSRSLPVGGVAVAMATDEVIAKARRIAAHQLECAEDDLELVGGELQVRGTPTRAMTLQAVAFEAFSAHDLPDDMEPNLQGQVTYDPPNFVFPFGTHIAVVEVDEETGLVRLVDYAAVDDCGVQINPMIVEGQVHGGIVQGAAQALWEEAVYDDDGTLQNPTLLDYCVPSAAEVPNFRLDHTVTPSPTNPLGVKGIGEAGTIAATPTVVNAVVDALSHLGVRDIQMPATPERVWSTIQQARQGEEDRS
- a CDS encoding (2Fe-2S)-binding protein produces the protein MNISLSVNGTTYSRDVEPRVLLVHLLREQLGLTGTNVGCDTSSCGACTVLLDGDSVKSCTVLAVQADGHDVSTIEGLAPTGGNGTLHPMQQAFHEQHGLQCGFCTPGVVLAAVSLLRENPHPSEAEVREGLEGNLCRCTGYQNIVKAVLAAAQTGAPA
- a CDS encoding XdhC family protein, which codes for MAGRSAQFQEAERLRADRRGFVTATVVRAEKPTSARPGDSALVRDDGTVVGFVGGECARASVQAQALAALASGDPVLLRITPDELPPEASAGAVTVHNPCLSGGTLEIFLEPTLPPALVVVHGDAPIARAVRELAAWLGCDAQPAGGDDDVPAGADAVVVASHGEDEGAVIEAALRAGAGYVALVASQRRGAAVLDGLDLAPDERARVHTPAGLDIGSHTPREVALSILAEVVSLRPRPDPAVHLAEAVDPVCGMTVAAVESTRHVDRDGVRHWFCGPGCEQAFTPS
- a CDS encoding serine hydrolase; translation: MGSRSVVTRGRRAVTVALGVLLAGVSAACVPGYDTFPGSEWSRTDPAAAGFDPAVLDTIAAEAQANASNCFAVVRHGQLVAEWYWNGTTATSSQEVFSTTKSVTSTLVGIAQADGLLDIHDSASQYIPQWVGTPAAAVTVEDLLSNDSGRHWDLVTDYVSLTQAPDRTSFAIGLAQDVAPGQTWAYNNAAIQTLEAVLQAATGQDVATFAQERLFGPLGMTHTSMTRDGAGNTNTYFGVRSTCQDMARFGYLFLRTGRWSGSQVVPAEWVAAATGQASQDINAAYGYLWWLNRVGPITDPLHPMTLEQAATAPHRQMVPSAAADMYWARGLGGQVVQVDAGSDTVVVRLGTGDTGSTYGQGNTARVVTEALVEP
- a CDS encoding (2Fe-2S)-binding protein; amino-acid sequence: MQVTVTVNGEAVTRDVEPRLLLVHFVRDHLGLTGTHWGCDTSNCGTCVVWMDDEPVKSCTVLTPMAHGREVRTVEDLERDGELDPVQQGFIQEHGLQCGFCTPGMMMTCRALLDRNPDPSDEEIRVAISGQICRCTGYENIVRATRWAAEHEAAAPATTPEEVTA